The Endozoicomonas sp. 4G DNA segment ATCCCGATCTGCTGGATGTAAAGGGGCAACAACAGGCTAAACGAGGTCTGATGACGGCAGCCGCTGGCGCACATCATCTGATTTTCTACGGCCCTCCGGGCACCGGTAAAACCATGCTGGCCAGTCGCCTGCCCGGTATTCTTCCCGAGCTGAATGATCAGGAAGCCCTGGAAGTGGCAGCCATACATACCTTGTCTTCTTACAGTCAGCCGCCGTCATGGAAGCAGCGCCCCTTTCGTAACCCCCATCATACGGCTTCTGCCGTCGCTCTGGTGGGTGGTGGCAGTCACCCCCGACCGGGAGAGATTTCCTTTGCCCACAACGGCGTCCTGTTTTTGGATGAACTGCCGGAGTTCCAAAAAGTGGCTCTGGAAGTACTGAGAGAGCCTCTGGAAACCCGGGAAGTGGTTATTTCCCGCGCCAAAGGTCAGGCTAGTTTTCCGGCTGGCTTTCAGCTTATTGCAGCCATGAATCCCTGCCCCTGTGGATATCTTGGCGATCCACAAAAACCCTGCCAGTGTTCTGCGGAGCAGGTCAGGCGCTATAAACGGAAACTGTCAGGCCCTTTGTTAGACCGCATTGACTTGCAGATAGAAGTCTCCAGCCAGAAGACCGAGCGACTCTTTGAAAACCCGCCCGAAGATGAAAACCTGTCAACGGAAAAAATCCGTCAGCAGGTGATTCAGGCAAGGTCTATCCAACAGCGCAGGCAGGGCAAACCCAACGCCCGATTGTCTGCCAGTGAAATGGGTGAATACTGTCCACTGAATAAAAAAGAGCAGGACTTTATGACCCGGCTGTGTGACAAACTGGGTTATTCAGCCAGAGCCGTACACCGAATACTGAGAGTGGCCAGAACGCTGGCGGATATTGATGAGCAAAAAGACATTCAGCAAAAACACCTGGCTGAAGCTGTGCATTACCGAAAACTGGATCGTGAACCGGGTTAACCTTCCGGTTTTACCAATTCCCGCGTAAAGCATCGCCCAATCGGGCGGTGATACAAGCGGTCAGTCCGCAGGACTGATAATAAACATCAAGGTTTACGAAAGGCAATGCTTTCTGTAAAATATTTCGCATGAAGACTAAGCGAGCCTACAAAGAACGATTCTACCCAACACCTGGGCAAACTCAGCTACTTGCTCAGTCGTTTGGTTGTGCTCGATTTGTTTATAACAATACGCTTCGTTTTCGCACTGATGCCTACTACAAAGACGGGAAATCCATATCCCACTCTGAGGTAGAAAAAAGGCTTGTCTCGCTCAAGACAGAGTTTCCATTTCTGGCTGATGTATCCAGCGTGATTCTTCAACAAAAGCTTAGAGATCAGCAAGAGGCTTTCAAGAAATTTTGTAATGGAAAAGCCAAATACCCTAAATTCAAGAAAAGACACTCAAGACAAAGTATCCGGCTAACAAAGGCCGCTTTCAGATACAAAGATGGTCAGCTTTTCATTGCCAAAAGCAAAGATCCGCTGAATATCCGATGGAGCCGACCACTGGCTTCTGAGCCTTCCAGTATTACCATCAGCAAGGATCGGGCAGGCCGGTACTTTGTGTCCATGCTGTGTGAGTTTGAAGCTAAACCAATGCCTATTAGTAACAAAACAGTAGGCATTGATTTAGGTTTGAATGATCTGTTCATCACTTCAGAGGGTGAAAAATCCGGTAACCCAAGGCACACCAGGCGCTACGAGATAAAGCTCGCCTATCTTCAGCGTCAGATGTCAAAAAAGCAAAAAGGCAGTAGCAACAGAGCCAAAGCAAAGCTCAAGGTTGCACGACTTCATGCCAAGGTTGCCGATTGTCGGATGGATGCCACCCACCAGGCATCACGCAAACTCATTAACGAGAACCAAGTTGTTTGCGTAGAGTCTCTGAACGTGAAGGGCATGATCAAAAATCCAAAGCTGGCAAAGCATATAGCCGATGCAAACTGGGGAGAGTTTGTCCGTCAGTTGAAATACAAGGCTGATTGGGCGGGGAGTGTCAGAAGGCCTCCGTCTTCTTCAACAAATTTGATGGTGGCAGCCTTTCTCAGCATGTCATCAACATCCCGGCCAATGGTATTGCCCAGAACCTCGGTGATTCTGACTTTACCGTCGATGCCCATGTAAAAAGTGGCTCTGAAGGACAGTCCATCCTCGCTTTGCAAACCGTACTGTTTCAGAATTTTAGCCTCTGGATCCAGGAGCTTAATAAAACCTGCTTTACCGATTTCGGTGGGCTTGCTTTTGAACATGGGTGCTCCATCGGTGGCAAGCACCAGCACCTCAAAACCCAGTTCCCGAAACCGATCCAGTTTATCTTTGATCGCGATCAGCTCAGTGGCACAAATATAGGTGCAGTGTTGTGGATAACTGAGCAGCAAAATGCGCTTCTTCCCGAACAGACTGGATAACTTAAAGTTATCCACAACCCGCCCTTCAGGCTTACCTTTAACCGGCAGGACTGCGGTGGTTTCAAAATCAGGTGCCATGGTTTCTGGCAGAGGCACAGCACTGACTAAAGCGGGAATCAGGGCTGCAATAAAAAGAGGGATGTACTTCATAACACCTCACAGGGCGAAGATGTTTTTACACCCTGTAAGGTTTAGCAGAAAATGAATCAGTCCGCGCTTAATTCCGAACTGATATCCTCGACAACATCAACGCTCCTGCCAGTACATGCTTTCGGAAACGGCTTTAATCAGTCGACTGATGTCTTCTGGATACACTTCACCGATATTACCAATTCTGAAACAGTCGGCATCCGACACTTTACCGGGATAAATAACAAAACCTTTCGCTTTCAGCTGTTCATAAAAGCGCAAGAAGTCATAATCCGGATGCTCCGGCGAGTAGAAAGAAGTAATAAACGGCGAGTGCAGTTTATTGTCTAACAGGCACTTGAAGCCCAGCTCATTCATACCCTGAACCAGCAAGCTCTGATTGCTGGAGTAACGCTGGTGACGAGCCGCAATGCCACCCTCTTCATTCAGCTCAGCCAATGCCTGATGGAAAGCCCTGACGGTATGAGTGGGAGAGGTAAAGCGCCACTTGCCATTATTTTTTTCCATGCATTGCCACTGATCGTAGAGATCCAGAGACAGGGAGCGGGCTCGCCCTTCACACTGAGACAACAGAGAACGACGGGCAATAACAAAGCCAAAACC contains these protein-coding regions:
- a CDS encoding YifB family Mg chelatase-like AAA ATPase translates to MSRLAVVQTRAKTGLDAPAVSVEVHLSAGLPALNMVGLPEAAVRESKDRVRSAILNSGFEFPVSRITVNLAPADLPKEGGRFDLPIALGILAASGQLKPESLADYEFLGELALSGELRPITGSLPAAIACCQSAHTLLLPQMNAQAAALCPDAKVLGAESLLRVYAHLTGNGHLSETVCNRNESPVVYPDLLDVKGQQQAKRGLMTAAAGAHHLIFYGPPGTGKTMLASRLPGILPELNDQEALEVAAIHTLSSYSQPPSWKQRPFRNPHHTASAVALVGGGSHPRPGEISFAHNGVLFLDELPEFQKVALEVLREPLETREVVISRAKGQASFPAGFQLIAAMNPCPCGYLGDPQKPCQCSAEQVRRYKRKLSGPLLDRIDLQIEVSSQKTERLFENPPEDENLSTEKIRQQVIQARSIQQRRQGKPNARLSASEMGEYCPLNKKEQDFMTRLCDKLGYSARAVHRILRVARTLADIDEQKDIQQKHLAEAVHYRKLDREPG
- a CDS encoding transposase, which codes for MKTKRAYKERFYPTPGQTQLLAQSFGCARFVYNNTLRFRTDAYYKDGKSISHSEVEKRLVSLKTEFPFLADVSSVILQQKLRDQQEAFKKFCNGKAKYPKFKKRHSRQSIRLTKAAFRYKDGQLFIAKSKDPLNIRWSRPLASEPSSITISKDRAGRYFVSMLCEFEAKPMPISNKTVGIDLGLNDLFITSEGEKSGNPRHTRRYEIKLAYLQRQMSKKQKGSSNRAKAKLKVARLHAKVADCRMDATHQASRKLINENQVVCVESLNVKGMIKNPKLAKHIADANWGEFVRQLKYKADWAGSVRRPPSSSTNLMVAAFLSMSSTSRPMVLPRTSVILTLPSMPM